One stretch of Streptomyces peucetius DNA includes these proteins:
- a CDS encoding (Fe-S)-binding protein: MRVALFLTCVNDTLYPDTGRAVVKLLTRLGVDVDFPMGQTCCGQAHYNTGYRHEAEPLARRFADVFRDYEAIVTPSGSCGAMVRELYPRMGERARAEGRGDTLAAAVAPVVPKTYELTEFLVDVLGVTDVGAHYPHRVTYHPTCHGLRGLGLGDRPRRLLEAVKGLELVELPGAEECCGFGGTFAVKNADVSAAMGADKVRSAESTGAAVLCAADNSCLMHIGGTMARLRTGMRPVHLAEILASTEEDPMGEEPVA; this comes from the coding sequence ATGCGTGTCGCCCTGTTCCTGACCTGCGTCAACGACACGCTCTACCCGGACACGGGGCGGGCCGTGGTGAAGCTGCTGACCAGACTGGGGGTGGACGTCGACTTCCCGATGGGCCAGACCTGTTGCGGCCAGGCGCACTACAACACCGGCTACCGGCACGAGGCGGAGCCGCTCGCCCGGCGTTTCGCGGACGTGTTCCGCGACTACGAGGCGATCGTCACGCCCTCGGGGTCGTGCGGCGCGATGGTGCGGGAGCTGTACCCGCGCATGGGCGAGCGGGCGCGGGCCGAAGGGCGCGGGGACACACTCGCGGCCGCCGTGGCACCCGTGGTGCCGAAGACGTACGAACTCACCGAATTCCTGGTGGACGTGCTCGGTGTGACGGACGTCGGGGCCCATTACCCGCACCGGGTGACGTACCACCCGACCTGTCACGGGCTGCGCGGCCTCGGCCTGGGCGACCGTCCCCGGCGGCTGCTGGAGGCCGTCAAGGGGCTGGAACTGGTGGAGCTGCCGGGCGCGGAGGAGTGCTGCGGCTTCGGCGGCACGTTCGCAGTGAAGAACGCCGACGTCTCGGCGGCGATGGGCGCCGACAAGGTGCGCAGCGCCGAGTCGACCGGCGCCGCCGTGCTTTGCGCGGCCGACAATTCCTGTCTGATGCACATCGGCGGGACGATGGCCCGGCTGAGGACGGGCATGCGGCCCGTCCACCTCGCGGAGATCCTGGCGAGCACGGAAGAGGACCCCATGGGAGAGGAGCCCGTCGCATGA